In Candidatus Defluviilinea proxima, a single genomic region encodes these proteins:
- a CDS encoding VOC family protein gives MNIEHIAFWVYDLDAFCAFYEHNFGASVGPLYENPANGFRSRFLSFSTGARIEAMTTTTLSPIQLPDGAQRMGLTHIAVSLGSESAVDKLTAELKAQGVPVLDGPRRTGDGYYESVILDPEGNRLELTV, from the coding sequence ATCAACATCGAACATATTGCCTTTTGGGTATATGACCTGGATGCGTTCTGTGCTTTTTATGAGCACAATTTTGGCGCTTCCGTTGGTCCCTTGTACGAAAACCCAGCCAATGGTTTTCGTTCCCGCTTTCTATCATTCTCAACGGGTGCGCGGATCGAAGCGATGACAACCACCACCCTGTCACCCATTCAACTGCCCGATGGTGCCCAGCGAATGGGACTTACGCACATAGCCGTTTCTCTCGGATCTGAATCTGCCGTGGATAAACTAACAGCGGAGTTAAAAGCCCAGGGTGTACCAGTGCTTGACGGTCCGCGCCGAACCGGTGACGGTTACTACGAAAGCGTGATCCTCGACCCCGAAGGGAATCGCTTAGAGCTTACCGTCTAG
- a CDS encoding enoyl-CoA hydratase/isomerase family protein — MPFLRTDLNANVLTLTVDRPKANAYNLELIGELQSAFRQAAEDKQVRVVVLTGSGHIFGAGQDITEMRTEGESISYREHLLKTYNPLILQIRQIEKPVIAAVNGMCAGASLGIALACDLRIAADTARFVVGFGGIALIPDSAVTVLLPALIGLGRAMEYYLSNAQITAQQAIDWGMVNQVIPFDDLHKTIHEVARAMTKAPIGAFGLTKRAFNKAMLPNLEDVLDYEGHIQEIAGKSAEHKEGVAAFIEKRPPKFL; from the coding sequence ATGCCGTTTTTACGAACAGACTTGAATGCGAACGTATTGACTCTCACCGTGGATCGCCCCAAAGCGAACGCGTATAACCTCGAACTGATCGGTGAGTTGCAATCCGCTTTCAGGCAAGCCGCAGAGGACAAGCAAGTGCGTGTGGTGGTGCTGACAGGCAGTGGACATATCTTCGGGGCTGGGCAGGATATCACAGAGATGAGAACCGAGGGCGAGTCGATCTCATATCGCGAGCATTTGCTCAAGACCTACAATCCGCTCATTTTGCAGATCCGCCAGATCGAAAAACCAGTCATCGCCGCCGTCAATGGGATGTGTGCGGGCGCGTCGTTGGGAATCGCCCTCGCCTGTGATCTGCGCATCGCGGCGGATACAGCCCGATTCGTGGTGGGATTCGGCGGCATTGCGCTCATCCCCGACTCGGCAGTGACGGTATTACTGCCTGCGTTGATCGGTCTGGGTCGCGCCATGGAATATTATCTTTCCAATGCGCAGATCACCGCACAACAGGCAATAGATTGGGGCATGGTGAATCAAGTTATTCCATTCGATGACCTTCACAAAACAATTCATGAAGTAGCGCGCGCCATGACGAAAGCACCCATCGGCGCGTTTGGGCTGACAAAGCGTGCCTTCAACAAAGCCATGTTGCCAAACCTGGAAGATGTACTTGATTACGAGGGGCACATTCAGGAAATCGCAGGCAAGAGCGCAGAGCATAAAGAAGGCGTTGCCGCATTCATCGAAAAACGGCCGCCCAAATTTTTATAA
- a CDS encoding DinB family protein — protein sequence MSKSLLTIEQILDLLTKHPIQIAEYTADLKSDQLHTSPEQGEWSINDILAHLRSCSDVWGNAMETIIAHDQPTIKAISPRTWIKQADYPEQPFRTSLQAFTKQRTKLLAALNALPHKSWSRSATVTGAGKPLNSTVFSYARRLVLHERSHVNQIKHIADA from the coding sequence ATGTCCAAGTCGCTACTCACTATCGAACAGATTCTCGATCTGCTGACAAAGCATCCGATACAAATCGCCGAATACACCGCGGACTTGAAATCGGATCAATTACACACGTCTCCAGAGCAAGGTGAGTGGTCCATCAATGACATACTCGCGCATCTGCGTTCCTGTTCCGATGTGTGGGGCAACGCCATGGAAACGATCATCGCGCACGACCAGCCAACCATCAAGGCGATCAGCCCACGAACATGGATCAAACAAGCGGACTATCCTGAACAGCCATTTCGAACATCCTTGCAGGCTTTCACCAAACAGCGGACAAAACTTTTAGCCGCCTTGAACGCTTTGCCCCACAAAAGCTGGTCCCGTTCAGCGACTGTGACAGGCGCGGGGAAGCCACTCAACTCAACCGTGTTCTCGTATGCGAGGCGACTTGTCCTCCATGAGCGAAGTCATGTAAACCAGATCAAGCATATAGCGGATGCGTAA
- a CDS encoding dihydrofolate reductase family protein, translated as MRKVVFAINITIDGYCGHETGIADDELHEYFTGLLRETGVDIFGRNTYNLMYPYWHDVAVNGSESKAINEFARIYDAMPKIVFSTTLKSVEWNNTMLLHGNLREEIMKLKGQPGKNIAIGSLSIASQVAEWDLIDEYHFVVHPIIAGRGPRLFGAVKDRTLKLIGQKTFGSGVVALHYKK; from the coding sequence ATGAGAAAAGTTGTTTTTGCGATCAACATCACGATAGACGGCTACTGTGGACATGAAACGGGGATCGCCGATGACGAATTGCATGAGTACTTCACTGGGCTCTTGCGCGAGACAGGCGTTGACATTTTCGGACGCAACACTTACAACTTGATGTATCCATATTGGCACGATGTCGCAGTGAACGGATCGGAATCAAAAGCGATCAACGAATTCGCCCGCATATACGATGCCATGCCGAAGATCGTCTTTTCAACGACGTTGAAGAGCGTAGAGTGGAACAACACGATGCTCCTTCACGGCAATCTGCGAGAAGAGATCATGAAGTTAAAAGGACAGCCAGGGAAAAATATTGCCATTGGCAGCCTGAGCATCGCATCGCAAGTTGCAGAATGGGATCTGATCGACGAGTATCACTTTGTCGTTCACCCCATTATTGCGGGAAGAGGTCCGCGCTTGTTCGGAGCGGTCAAGGATCGCACGTTGAAACTTATCGGGCAAAAAACGTTTGGTTCGGGAGTTGTGGCGTTACATTATAAGAAGTGA
- a CDS encoding DinB family protein: MKVDEIKLLYDYNDWADTRLLTTCAKVSPEQYAAPNPYGHGSLRATMVHILDNIWQQRITLQGYYQEPLANDAAYDATELHEDAIPTFAALQERWMVEQQEMRAYLNTLTDETLNSTIRYVIPGAIRERFVWHILIDLIIHATQHRSEAAMLLTSYGQSPGNFDFTTALNKNA; the protein is encoded by the coding sequence ATGAAAGTTGATGAAATCAAACTACTGTACGATTACAATGACTGGGCTGACACACGCCTCCTGACAACTTGCGCCAAAGTGAGCCCGGAGCAATACGCCGCCCCGAACCCCTATGGGCATGGAAGTTTGCGCGCCACGATGGTCCACATACTGGATAACATCTGGCAACAGCGGATCACGCTTCAAGGGTATTATCAGGAACCTTTGGCAAACGATGCGGCGTACGATGCAACTGAGCTTCACGAAGATGCCATTCCGACCTTCGCCGCGTTGCAAGAGCGCTGGATGGTAGAACAACAGGAGATGCGTGCCTATCTCAACACATTGACCGATGAAACGTTGAACAGCACAATCCGTTATGTCATCCCCGGCGCGATACGCGAACGTTTTGTGTGGCACATCCTTATCGATCTCATCATCCATGCCACACAACACCGCAGTGAAGCCGCCATGTTGTTGACCAGTTATGGTCAATCGCCGGGCAATTTCGATTTCACCACGGCCCTCAATAAGAATGCTTAA
- a CDS encoding DUF1579 domain-containing protein — MLLSLENNAPSDFDFEIGTWSVKHRKLKERLNNCNEWIEFDGLSCTQKILGGFGNIEDNQLFLPDGQVRAIALRSYNSDNGLWSIWWLDGRFPHAIDTPVVGRFSDGVGIFLADDVLRGVAIKVRFTWSVLSPDHLRWEQAFSPDNGSTWETNWSMEFIRQG; from the coding sequence ATGCTTCTTTCATTAGAAAATAACGCACCATCGGACTTCGACTTTGAAATCGGCACCTGGTCTGTGAAGCACCGCAAACTAAAGGAAAGGCTGAACAACTGCAACGAATGGATTGAATTCGACGGTTTGTCGTGCACTCAAAAAATACTTGGCGGCTTTGGTAATATCGAAGACAATCAACTCTTCCTGCCAGACGGACAGGTTCGGGCGATTGCGCTTCGTTCCTACAATTCAGACAATGGACTTTGGTCAATCTGGTGGCTGGACGGAAGGTTTCCTCACGCCATTGACACACCTGTTGTTGGACGCTTCTCAGACGGGGTTGGCATATTTCTTGCCGATGATGTTCTTCGGGGTGTCGCGATCAAAGTACGCTTTACCTGGTCCGTTTTGTCACCTGATCACCTACGATGGGAACAGGCATTCTCGCCAGACAATGGCAGCACTTGGGAAACAAACTGGTCGATGGAGTTCATCCGTCAAGGCTAA